A window of the Candidatus Nitrosotalea okcheonensis genome harbors these coding sequences:
- a CDS encoding 30S ribosomal protein S3ae encodes MARQKTARVKDKWREKKWVTVLLPASFDKKPIAYIPITDDDSAVGRVIEVTLHDILKGDPSQHQFKLYFQVHKIEGETATTIFKRFEYAKEFLRSLVRRGSSLISFIADVKTKDGYIFRIKIVALTQKKLNTSRKHAIRLVAQEIMSKTIPEMTIDQFIQATVFGKINSDIMAAVKKIVHVRHVGIEKAKLIRTAEGEIALLQA; translated from the coding sequence TTGGCACGCCAAAAGACTGCAAGAGTGAAAGACAAGTGGAGAGAAAAGAAGTGGGTTACGGTATTGCTTCCTGCTTCATTTGACAAAAAGCCAATTGCCTACATTCCAATCACTGATGATGATAGTGCAGTAGGCAGAGTAATAGAGGTTACATTACATGACATACTAAAAGGAGATCCTTCCCAGCATCAATTCAAATTGTATTTCCAAGTTCATAAAATAGAAGGAGAAACAGCAACTACAATTTTCAAGAGATTTGAATATGCAAAGGAGTTTCTAAGAAGTCTTGTAAGACGAGGTTCATCATTGATTAGTTTTATTGCCGATGTCAAGACCAAAGATGGATACATCTTTAGGATAAAAATAGTTGCGCTGACACAGAAAAAATTGAATACTTCAAGAAAACATGCAATTAGATTAGTTGCTCAAGAAATAATGTCAAAAACTATTCCAGAAATGACAATAGATCAATTCATCCAGGCTACAGTATTTGGAAAAATAAACTCAGACATCATGGCAGCTGTCAAGAAAATTGTTCATGTGAGACATGTTGGAATTGAAAAGGCAAAGCTCATTAGAACTGCAGAGGGCGAAATTGCTCTGTTACAGGCCTAA
- a CDS encoding RNA-binding domain-containing protein: MAHQLEVTVEVILHATEDGRKIFDPIFELFQIKEDEFITERTLGHHGNTILLAKITLAKKRAEEFIKKLASKIPKVQMNELIDNIEMHFEDTLLFLRIGKNEIVRKEISLQQNNAIKIKIKMPVYKKDQISKKYIELLTA; encoded by the coding sequence ATGGCACACCAGTTAGAAGTAACGGTCGAGGTGATCCTACATGCCACAGAAGATGGCAGAAAAATTTTCGACCCAATCTTTGAGTTATTTCAGATAAAGGAGGACGAGTTTATCACAGAAAGAACTCTAGGCCACCATGGAAATACAATATTACTTGCCAAGATAACACTTGCAAAAAAACGTGCAGAGGAATTTATCAAAAAGCTAGCATCCAAGATCCCAAAGGTCCAGATGAATGAACTAATAGATAACATAGAGATGCATTTTGAAGATACGTTGTTATTTTTAAGAATAGGCAAAAATGAGATTGTACGAAAAGAAATTAGTCTGCAACAAAATAATGCGATAAAGATCAAGATAAAAATGCCAGTCTACAAAAAAGACCAAATTTCAAAGAAATACATAGAATTACTTACAGCTTGA
- a CDS encoding NAD(P)/FAD-dependent oxidoreductase yields MIAAQSASYYSKQRLSILVIDRNPELTIGKKTINGWVCGDAVGKNTVDYMTERIKIAWGNPEIEHPVKGVMAFSPDRETSIPFDGDGYMLNRQQLPQRQLRDAKKAGINIQYSVALRGLLYDNGTVVGVEGTNLITNEPFKKTAKIVVDATGVTSMLRNGLSISSKIERKIDRDDLESTGRHIMKFEQGIDDKKDFDPDYCIIHLDQDIAPGGYGWVFPKGKNKVNIGLGVQQKELIKRNHRLGTHDDVTKLINDYVKLNKAIKNPKLSDDAMDSNNVTGNWQVSVRRQNDCLVANGYMLVGDSAWMPKPLDAGGIGPAIVAATILGRNAVNAIEANDVSETGLWQYNIDFINDYGYKTAGLEVFRRLLQTLTNDQINYGMKHFLSKLDVEAISKGEHPDFGTVGKLGMLIRGALNKKLADSLRFTAQQNKTLTDHYYNFPKKPDGFDAWQKTLHHILDESFAKIEV; encoded by the coding sequence ATGATTGCAGCCCAATCAGCATCATATTATTCTAAACAAAGATTATCAATTCTAGTAATAGATAGAAATCCAGAACTTACCATAGGCAAGAAGACAATCAACGGATGGGTTTGTGGAGATGCAGTCGGAAAGAACACTGTAGACTATATGACTGAGAGGATCAAAATTGCATGGGGTAATCCTGAGATCGAACATCCAGTAAAGGGAGTAATGGCATTTTCTCCTGACAGGGAAACATCAATTCCCTTTGATGGTGATGGATACATGCTAAATAGGCAACAGCTTCCTCAACGTCAGCTTCGTGATGCAAAAAAGGCAGGAATCAATATTCAATATTCTGTGGCACTAAGAGGTTTATTGTACGACAATGGAACCGTTGTTGGAGTCGAAGGAACAAATCTAATTACAAACGAGCCATTCAAAAAAACTGCAAAGATAGTAGTTGATGCTACAGGAGTTACATCCATGTTAAGAAATGGCTTATCCATAAGTTCAAAGATTGAACGCAAGATAGACCGTGATGATTTGGAATCTACTGGAAGGCACATCATGAAATTTGAACAGGGTATAGATGACAAGAAAGATTTTGATCCTGATTATTGCATAATCCATCTTGATCAGGATATAGCTCCGGGAGGATATGGATGGGTCTTTCCAAAAGGAAAAAACAAGGTCAACATAGGACTAGGGGTGCAACAAAAAGAATTGATAAAAAGAAATCATAGACTAGGTACACATGACGATGTTACAAAACTGATCAATGATTATGTAAAACTAAACAAAGCAATCAAGAATCCAAAGCTATCAGACGACGCAATGGATTCCAATAATGTAACAGGCAACTGGCAAGTTTCTGTTAGAAGACAAAATGATTGTTTGGTGGCAAATGGATACATGCTTGTTGGAGATTCGGCATGGATGCCAAAACCACTTGATGCTGGAGGAATTGGTCCTGCAATAGTTGCAGCTACCATATTAGGTAGAAACGCTGTAAATGCAATTGAGGCCAACGATGTTAGTGAAACAGGCCTTTGGCAATACAATATTGATTTCATAAATGATTATGGATACAAAACAGCAGGTCTCGAAGTTTTCAGACGATTGCTTCAGACGCTTACAAATGATCAGATAAACTATGGAATGAAGCACTTTTTGTCAAAACTGGATGTAGAGGCCATCAGCAAGGGAGAGCACCCAGACTTTGGAACAGTCGGAAAACTAGGCATGTTGATAAGAGGAGCTCTTAACAAAAAATTGGCAGACTCACTAAGATTTACTGCACAGCAGAACAAAACATTAACAGATCATTATTATAACTTCCCCAAAAAGCCAGACGGTTTTGACGCTTGGCAGAAAACCTTGCATCACATATTAGATGAATCATTTGCAAAGATAGAAGTCTAG